In Penicillium oxalicum strain HP7-1 chromosome I, whole genome shotgun sequence, a single window of DNA contains:
- a CDS encoding Branched-chain-amino-acid aminotransferase, which produces MIMKSFHQLTRRKALASLTTPRLAPQSFAVHRSWQRNFGATAAAASQLAGLDASKLSVTKTTTPKELTPPKDLVFGKTFTDHMLTVEWTATDGWHSPQIIPYQNLSLDPSTCVFHYAFECFEGMKAYKDKNGGIRLFRPDKNMQRLNKSSARIALPTFDGDALTRLIGEFVKLDERFIPDARGYSLYLRPTMIGTQKTLGVGPPGSAMLFVIASPVGPYYPTGFKAVSLEATDYAVRAWPGGVGDKKLGANYAPCILPQLQAASRGFQQNLWLFGEEEYVTEVGTMNLFLAIKNKETGKKELVTAPLDGTILEGVTRDSVLALARERLAPQGWEISERKIRMADVAQASEEGRLIEVFGAGTAAIVSPVRNISYRGKLVDCGLKEDEEAGEIALQMKNWIEAIQYGDEPHAWSIKI; this is translated from the exons ATGA TTATGAAGTCGTTTCACCAATTGACCCGCCGGAAGGCCCTTGCCAGCCTCACCACTCCTCGTCTTGCACCGCAGAGCTTCGCAGTTCACCGGTCATGGCAAAGAAATTTTGGCGCCACCGCCGCGGCCGCTTCACAGCTGGCGGGTCTAGATGCCTCTAAGCTATCAgtgacgaagacgacgacTCCCAAGGAACTGACCCCTCCCAAGGATCTGGTTTTCGGAAAGACTTTCACCG ATCATATGCTTACCGTCGAATGGACGGCTACTGATGGCTGGCACTCGCCTCAGATTATCCCCTACCAGAACCTCAGTCTCGATCCTTCCACCTGCGTCTTCCACTATGCGTTCGAATGTTTCGAGGGAATGAAGGCATACAAAGATAAGAATGGCGGGATCCGACTGTTCCGCCCGGATAAGAATATGCAGCGCCTGAACAAGTCGTCCGCACGCATTGCTCTGCCCACTTTTGACGGAGATGCTTTGACACGGCTCATTGGCGAGTTTGTCAAGCTGGATGAACGCTTCATCCCAGA TGCCCGTGGCTACTCGCTCTATCTCCGACCCACCATGATTGGTACTCAGAAGACCTTGGGTGTTGGTCCTCCCGGATCTGCCATGCTGTTTGTGATCGCCAGTCCCGTGGGTCCCTACTATCCCACCGGCTTCAAGGCAGTCTCGCTCGAAGCCACCGACTACGCCGTCCGTGCCTGGCCCGGTGGTGTCGGTGACAAGAAACTCGGTGCCAACTACGCTCCATGCATTCTGCCTCAGCTGCAGGCTGCCTCCCGTGGCTTCCAGCAGAATTTGTGGCTCTTCGGCGAAGAGGAGTACGTCACCGAAGTGGGCACCATGAACCTGTTCCTTGCCATTAAGAACAAGGAGACTGGCAAGAAGGAGCTGGTCACCGCGCCTTTGGATGGCACCATCCTCGAGGGTGTCACTCGTGACTCCGTCCTTGCTCTCGCCCGTGAACGTCTCGCCCCCCAGGGCTGGGAGATCTCTGAGCGCAAGATCCGCATGGCCGATGTTGCGCAGGCCTCTGAGGAGGGCCGTCTGATTGAGGTCTTCGGTGCAGGTACCGCCGCCATTGTCAGCCCGGTGCGCAACATCAGCTATCGCGGTAAGCTTGTCGATTGTGGTttgaaggaggatgaggaggcgGGTGAGATTGCCCTCCAGATGAAGAACTGGATCGAGGCGATCCAGTATGGTGATGAGCCACACGCGTGGAG CATCAAAATCTAA